Within the Paramormyrops kingsleyae isolate MSU_618 chromosome 2, PKINGS_0.4, whole genome shotgun sequence genome, the region AAAAGGGAAGTGCTCATGCGGAAGTTCTGGAACAGAAGTAGGAAGCGCTCCGGGACTATTCTTTTACGGATACCGAAAAGCAAAAACCACGGACTTTTCATGGGACAAGCAGATATACGTTTTGTAGTAATTCTTGAATCTCTTTTTACGGAGAAATGGTAAGGTGGTCCTGTCGCATGATCCTCACAGTCGTGATTTCAGCAGCTTTGCTTACCTTCTTCCTCAGTTTCTTTTTGAAAACGTTTTGGAATGCAAGCCCAATGACCAGCCTACAACCTACCTCCAAAGACCTTTACAAGCTAATCTCTCCATCTTCGTACAGATATGTACTCAACCAGCCAGACAAGTGCAGGGAGAGAAGTCCATTCCTAGTGCTGATGGTTCCCGTGGCTCCAGGTGACCGTGCTTCTAGAGACGTAATCAGAAAAACGTGGGGGCAGAAGGACCAAATAACCAACATTGAGATTTTACGGCTCTTCTTTGCGGGCCTTCCCACTGGAAAGGACAGTCATCATGTCCAAATGGACCTGGAAAGTGAAGCACTTCAGCATGCAGATATTGTCCAGTTGGACTTCCTGGACAGTTATCACAACCTGACCATTAAAACCTTGATGATGATGAACTGGTTAGCTTCTAACTGCCGGAGAGCCTCTTATGCCATGAAGGTTGATGCAGACACCTTCCTCAACGTGCACTGCCTGGTCGGAAAGCTCCTGATCCACAATCAAAGCCCAGTCAAGCAAAACTACATCACGGGGTCGGTGATTAACGATGGTCACCCACGGAGGGACAGAGGAAGCAGGTGGTACATATCTGAGGATGTATACCCTGCCACCTGGTTTCCTCCCTATGTCTCTGGGGCCGGTTATGTTTTTTCAGTCGACCTCGCCGAAAAGATTTTGTGGGCGTCTAAATTCGCACCACCAGTTCCACTTGAAGATGTATACGTGGGGTTATGTCTGCGGATCCTGGGCATCAAGCCAACGTACGCCTTTAGCTTCACCTCATTCCACAACCTGTTTGAAATCCGCTACATAGAGTATGAGAGGTGTGCTTATTTCAGACGTGTGCTGGTGATCGGATTCCACCCTGCGGAGCTCCTCCAAGTTTGGCCTGACTTCCAGAAAGCCAAGTTTACATGCTAAAGACTATACCCATGTGCTGTTTTAAAGGTGATAGGTAtctattatatattttttaaatgtatattttgcttGTTGAATTTCTAACATGTAAAGTTTGACATTGACCTGAATTTCCAGCTagattatgcagtatatgctgTTTTAAAGTTTTCTATAACTGATTCAGATTTGGTCAAATATTAACATTCTTTATTGGCATAtgatgcctcacacctctgggacctgggttgaagtctccgcctgggttacatgtgtgtggaatttgcatgttctcccggtgtcgtcgtggggtttcctccgagcactccggtttccccccacagtccaaagacatgctgaggctaattggagttgctaaattgcccataggtgtgcatgtgtgagtgtgccctgtgatgggctggccccccgtccagggttgttccctgcctcgtgcccattgcttccgggataggctccggaccccccgtgacccagtaggacaagcgggttggaaaatggatggatggattggcaTATGAACAGTCAGGGTCTCTTGctgttaagggtcttgctcagggggcCAGCTGTGAAatccagcaaccttctggtcacattTAACTAAAGCAGTCCTATTAGGATATTCGAGAAAGGCACTTCTGgggtttctttttgttttgttttgttttgttaacaGTGCCTGAAGGCATTGTGCTGCTGTTACCGCACTATGTtctatttaataataataataataataataatatattttatttgtatcgcacttcacatttaaaacaatctcaaagtgccacagaataaaaacattgtcataaaaagcaaaaatatatcTGGAAGATGGTAAAACtaacaaactaacataaaactaaaaaactaacataaaataatTGAATCAAGAAATAAACCTAGAAAATGATAAAAACTACAAACCTAACATAAAAACTTATATCATTTTCCCATTTCCCATTACTGCACATTTTTGTGGAATAAATTTGATGAAGGAAAAATGTGGGTACAGAAACTAAGGCATACGAGACTGAATTGGACCTGTGTATTGTTTTACAATGCAGTAACAAGCCACTTGCTATGGGTGTAAAAGCCTCCCTTCTCACACAACTATCCTCTGCCCTGTACTTAAGAAACAGAATGACTGGTTAATACAcactgtttgtttgttcatttgtaCTTGCTTGTACACCATTGAGTCAAACATTCTGGTAGACATCCTCTGACGTCACGTGTTGTGTACTCCCTATTGATGTCTAGTGGAAACATAAACAATGCCTGTGGAAGACTGACGCGGGACCAAGGTCATCGTTGTGCATATCTGTGACTCCTACACTGTCCTGACACAAGATAGcgcatttcttttaatttttacaCACCGCCCGAGTGGGCACGGGGGCGAAATGGCCAGCACGGGGTTGTGTCTTACCATCTTATGTTTGTGAGAGAGCCACTTGTTTGTGTGAAGTAGATTGTGTATTGTTTGCGTTTAAAGTGAATCGCTATGGTATCTGGTAGTTGTAGTCTATCGTGCGATTAAGCTCACGTCCCGTCTGCGTAGAATCCATACATCCAACACCAAATCCCACAGTTCCTAGCGAACAATCCCGTTACGTGAGCGAGTGAAGCTTGCTTGATAAAATTCTGCGGGTGTTTTCAAGTGCAAAACCAAAACCCGAAAGGAACCGGCGACGAAAAAACTCAAGAACAACCACTTCCATATGAAATTAAGGGCGAAACGAAAGGGAAATGTACAGATATAACACCGAGGGGAATAGGGATTTCCCTTGGCAAACTTCTGATGCGAAACAGCAGGTCTTGCTCTGTTGTGGAGCAGGGAGGCTTCAGAAAAGACTGGAGCAGACAATCGTTATGCAGTGGGTAACTTATGTAGggtggttttgtttttgttcttttattaGTGATTTACACgctttattaatttaatttaaactaAGATTTGTGCTGCTGATTTGAAGAAATTGTAACCCTTTCACTGTCGCAGATAGACGACGCgtacaacaaaaataatactgAACTGATTTGGATCgcaaaaattatatattatttaaatattagtCATACATACTATTTGTTAGTGTAAGTACATACTCCatctttaataataaaaatcttgCCTTGGCTACGCCGTGCATCTTTGTCATGGTAACCTGCATCACTCGGGTTAGCTGTCTAGACTTTTCACTGCCCTTATTGTGCATTTTGAGTGATGGGTCCAAAGCATAGTGCTCCCAGTGCGTATAGTAGTGACTTAAATTTGTACATACAGGGACACAATTTAGATGGCTTGTATTTTATTGAAAAACCTTTGGATTTGATATGTAATTCTGCAATACAGTATTGTTTGTTTAGAAAATGGTAGCAAACAGACTTGGTGTTATCGCTCAGGCTAGCAGACTGTTATGGGTTGAGGTTAGGGTGACCATCaaatccatgtcagggggaCACTGaactacttcgggttttacagaCTTCTTTTAAACTGAAAGGCTGCCAGGCGGTGTAATTCTGGGTGCCAGACACGGTGCTTCCGGTGTTATgccaaaaaaggcatccctgccgtagaatgcatgcctgtctcttaaatgaccgattggtcgctgatctgaaacgagttgagctactttgtcgagttaggctaccgtagtgctaattgataaccctaacccttatcccccaaaaacccgtaaaaccctaacccccaaaaaacccctaaaccctaacccccaaaacacccctaaaaccctaaccccccaaaaaacccctaaacCCTAACtcccaaaacacccctaaaaccctaacccccccaaaaaccctaaaagctcaactcgtcagaacaccggtatgcattctacggcagggatgcctttttcggcataacacctgcaTCTCTGAACCAGCCACCCTTCTGGGATTTTGCAGAGAATGGGGTGATGAACAAAAAACTCCAAAAACCTCCAGTGAATATCATTTCTGTGAGTCCGAACACCTGAATGAGAGTGATCGGAATGTTAAGACTAACAGGATGTCCAGAAGGCCCAAAATTACAGGGCAGGTCAGCTATGGGGTACGTGCTTCCTCGAATAGGATTCCCATTACCAGGCAAATAAAAAGCTGGAAAATTGATCGTTGTCTCCTTTGTTACGTCTTTCCGAAGTATTACTTA harbors:
- the LOC111858754 gene encoding beta-1,3-galactosyltransferase 2-like isoform X2 — its product is MVRWSCRMILTVVISAALLTFFLSFFLKTFWNASPMTSLQPTSKDLYKLISPSSYRYVLNQPDKCRERSPFLVLMVPVAPGDRASRDVIRKTWGQKDQITNIEILRLFFAGLPTGKDSHHVQMDLESEALQHADIVQLDFLDSYHNLTIKTLMMMNWLASNCRRASYAMKVDADTFLNVHCLVGKLLIHNQSPVKQNYITGSVINDGHPRRDRGSRWYISEDVYPATWFPPYVSGAGYVFSVDLAEKILWASKFAPPVPLEDVYVGLCLRILGIKPTYAFSFTSFHNLFEIRYIEYERCAYFRRVLVIGFHPAELLQVWPDFQKAKFTC
- the LOC111858754 gene encoding beta-1,3-galactosyltransferase 2-like isoform X6, producing MSCNDCSWVGLLREDCPPVNALGRYVLNQPDKCRERSPFLVLMVPVAPGDRASRDVIRKTWGQKDQITNIEILRLFFAGLPTGKDSHHVQMDLESEALQHADIVQLDFLDSYHNLTIKTLMMMNWLASNCRRASYAMKVDADTFLNVHCLVGKLLIHNQSPVKQNYITGSVINDGHPRRDRGSRWYISEDVYPATWFPPYVSGAGYVFSVDLAEKILWASKFAPPVPLEDVYVGLCLRILGIKPTYAFSFTSFHNLFEIRYIEYERCAYFRRVLVIGFHPAELLQVWPDFQKAKFTC